A single genomic interval of Sinorhizobium meliloti harbors:
- a CDS encoding basic amino acid/polyamine antiporter: MAQKLSLFALTGMVVGSMVGAGIFSLPRTFGVATGPFGAIIAWCIAGGGMYMLARVFQSLAERKPDLDAGVFAYAKEGFGDYPGFLSAFGYWIGSCIGNVSYWVLIKSTLGNFFPVFGDGNTVVAILVASIGIWLFHFMILRGIQQAAFVNTVVTVAKVIPIIAFIIILFFFFKLDLFRLNFWGGEGMPEASLLQQIQATMLATVFVFIGIEGASNYSRYAQTRSDIGTATIMGFIGVSALMVLVTLLPYAALTRPEIAAMSQPSMAGVLAAVVGPWGAVFISIGVIVSVLGAYLAWSLVCAEVLYVAARTDDMPRLFGTENQNKVPAAALWLTNIIVQLFVISTYWSRDAFALMLNLTSAMSLIPYMFVAAFGFMLAQRAETYDVRPRERTRDLIIASIAAVYTFFMIVAGGIKFVLLSALLYAPGTILYFWARRERGKRVFNTSIDWLIFATAVIGCIAAIIGLSTGYLTI; the protein is encoded by the coding sequence ATGGCGCAGAAGCTTTCCCTGTTTGCTCTGACTGGCATGGTCGTCGGTTCCATGGTCGGCGCAGGCATCTTCTCGCTCCCGCGAACATTCGGCGTCGCAACAGGGCCGTTCGGCGCAATCATCGCCTGGTGCATTGCAGGGGGCGGCATGTACATGCTGGCGCGCGTCTTCCAGTCGCTGGCGGAACGCAAGCCCGATCTTGACGCCGGCGTTTTCGCCTATGCCAAAGAAGGTTTTGGCGACTATCCCGGCTTCCTATCCGCCTTCGGCTACTGGATCGGCAGTTGCATCGGCAACGTGTCGTACTGGGTACTGATCAAGTCCACGCTTGGCAATTTTTTCCCGGTCTTCGGTGACGGCAATACTGTCGTCGCAATTCTCGTCGCTTCGATCGGTATCTGGCTCTTCCACTTCATGATCTTGAGAGGCATCCAGCAGGCGGCGTTTGTCAACACCGTCGTGACCGTCGCGAAGGTCATTCCTATTATTGCCTTCATCATCATCCTGTTCTTTTTCTTCAAGCTCGACCTGTTCCGGCTCAACTTCTGGGGTGGCGAGGGGATGCCGGAGGCAAGCCTCCTCCAACAAATCCAGGCGACAATGCTGGCGACGGTCTTCGTCTTCATCGGCATCGAAGGGGCGAGCAACTATTCGCGCTATGCTCAGACGCGCTCCGATATCGGAACGGCCACGATCATGGGCTTCATCGGCGTCAGCGCGCTGATGGTGCTGGTCACGCTGCTGCCCTATGCGGCCCTGACGCGCCCCGAGATCGCCGCCATGAGCCAGCCTTCGATGGCCGGAGTGCTTGCTGCCGTCGTCGGCCCCTGGGGTGCGGTTTTCATCAGCATCGGGGTGATCGTCTCGGTGCTTGGGGCCTATCTTGCCTGGTCGTTGGTGTGCGCGGAAGTGCTCTACGTAGCCGCGCGCACGGACGACATGCCCCGTCTTTTCGGCACCGAGAATCAAAACAAGGTGCCCGCAGCGGCGCTGTGGCTTACCAACATCATCGTCCAACTGTTCGTCATCAGCACCTACTGGTCGCGGGATGCGTTCGCGCTGATGCTGAACTTGACGAGCGCAATGTCGCTGATCCCCTACATGTTCGTCGCTGCCTTCGGGTTCATGCTGGCTCAACGCGCCGAGACTTACGACGTCCGGCCGCGTGAACGCACCCGCGACCTGATCATCGCCAGCATCGCCGCCGTCTACACATTTTTCATGATTGTCGCCGGCGGCATCAAATTCGTCCTGCTGTCGGCTCTTCTGTATGCCCCTGGCACGATCCTCTATTTCTGGGCAAGACGGGAGCGGGGCAAGCGGGTTTTCAACACATCCATCGATTGGCTGATTTTCGCGACTGCAGTCATCGGCTGCATCGCCGCGATCATCGGATTGTCCACCGGCTACCTGACGATCTGA